A window of the Candidatus Zixiibacteriota bacterium genome harbors these coding sequences:
- a CDS encoding GNAT family N-acetyltransferase has protein sequence MWAVYVRPEGRGKGISKQLMQKVIDEARTIDGLEMLTLSVAVTQTSARTLYTSLGFFTTGLNLHGYKLPDGRYIDHEEMMLRL, from the coding sequence ATCTGGGCGGTCTATGTGCGACCGGAGGGGCGCGGCAAGGGAATCAGCAAGCAGCTCATGCAAAAGGTGATCGACGAAGCACGCACGATTGACGGCTTGGAGATGCTAACACTGTCAGTGGCGGTCACGCAGACAAGTGCACGAACGCTGTACACCTCGCTGGGATTTTTCACAACCGGCCTTAACCTCCACGGCTACAAGCTTCCCGACGGCCGCTATATCGACCATGAAGAGATGATGCTGCGTCTGTGA
- a CDS encoding Fe-Mn family superoxide dismutase produces MIHELPPLPYAKNALAPTISEETLEYHYGKHHNAYVTNLNKLIPGTEFENLKLEEIIKKATGGIFNNAAQVWNHTFYWQCLAPKAGGEPGGNLAMAITKAFGSFAAFKEKFSATAVGTFGSGWAWLVKNADGSLAIESTSNAANPITSGKTPLLTCDVWEHAYYIDYRNRRPDYVAEFWKLVNWKFVEGNLAK; encoded by the coding sequence ATGATCCACGAATTACCCCCGCTGCCGTACGCGAAGAACGCGCTGGCACCGACCATCTCTGAGGAGACGCTGGAGTACCATTACGGCAAGCACCACAACGCCTATGTCACCAATCTGAACAAACTTATCCCCGGCACCGAGTTCGAGAATCTGAAACTCGAAGAGATCATCAAAAAAGCGACTGGCGGCATATTCAACAATGCCGCCCAGGTATGGAACCACACGTTTTACTGGCAGTGCCTCGCCCCCAAGGCAGGCGGTGAACCAGGCGGGAATCTGGCTATGGCAATCACCAAGGCGTTCGGCTCGTTCGCGGCGTTCAAGGAGAAGTTCAGCGCGACGGCGGTCGGGACATTCGGCTCCGGCTGGGCCTGGCTGGTGAAGAATGCCGACGGCTCACTGGCTATCGAGTCCACGAGCAACGCCGCCAATCCGATAACTTCCGGCAAGACGCCGCTTCTCACCTGCGATGTCTGGGAGCACGCCTATTACATCGATTACCGCAACCGCCGCCCGGACTATGTAGCGGAATTCTGGAAGCTGGTGAACTGGAAGTTCGTCGAGGGGAACCTCGCGAAATAG
- the greA gene encoding transcription elongation factor GreA: MSEPIYLSKEGRLKLEAELKRLKFEERPRLVAEIKRSRELGDLSENAEYHAAKEAQKHLEHKISQLEEKLSRVRSVDIDKIPNDKAYLFSKVLVKDVRRGEEILYTLAPAEEADVDNDIISVKSPIGAALLGKAVGEVISVAVPAGEIRYEILRITRE; this comes from the coding sequence ATGAGTGAACCGATCTATTTGTCCAAAGAGGGGCGGCTGAAACTCGAGGCTGAGCTCAAGCGGCTCAAGTTCGAGGAGCGCCCAAGACTGGTGGCCGAGATCAAACGGTCCCGGGAGCTTGGTGACCTCTCCGAGAACGCGGAGTATCACGCCGCTAAAGAGGCCCAGAAGCACCTTGAGCACAAAATCTCCCAGTTGGAAGAGAAGCTGTCGCGGGTCCGCTCGGTCGATATCGACAAGATACCGAACGACAAGGCATACCTCTTTTCCAAGGTGCTGGTGAAAGACGTTAGGCGAGGTGAGGAGATCCTCTATACGCTTGCCCCGGCTGAGGAAGCGGATGTGGACAACGACATTATTTCGGTAAAATCCCCGATCGGGGCGGCGCTTTTGGGGAAGGCGGTGGGTGAGGTGATATCGGTCGCCGTTCCGGCCGGCGAGATACGATACGAAATTTTGAGAATTACGCGCGAGTAG
- the recO gene encoding DNA repair protein RecO, with the protein MALDKTEAIVLKAFNWSESSRTVVFFSREFGKLPLTDKGGRRLISKRGRLVPFARLEITFYSSEKETNGYVSDVELLEALTFEKDGTLGRLAYGSAACELLYLLLPDEEPQGALYSYFLAYLRMDDICDKHGLPGLFIAFFLRTLSQLGYHPSLAYCVGCGKDFDETGANGSEVLFSPERGGRVCPACQRVGEYYIGLSPEGYATLCRLQTASLTEAVAEPLRYADAARLVETLTKFLSYQAGIKSDLKSLEFLEKLRTTHLSPENKQP; encoded by the coding sequence ATGGCGCTCGACAAAACCGAAGCCATTGTCCTCAAGGCGTTCAACTGGTCCGAATCCTCCCGCACGGTCGTCTTTTTCAGCCGCGAGTTCGGCAAGCTCCCACTAACCGACAAGGGAGGACGCCGCCTGATCTCCAAGCGGGGACGGCTGGTGCCGTTTGCACGACTTGAGATCACATTCTATAGCTCTGAGAAAGAGACCAATGGTTACGTCTCCGATGTCGAGCTCTTGGAAGCTCTGACATTCGAGAAGGACGGCACGCTGGGACGCCTTGCCTACGGCTCCGCCGCTTGTGAACTTCTATACCTGCTTCTCCCCGACGAAGAGCCACAGGGGGCGTTGTATTCATACTTTCTGGCTTATCTGCGCATGGATGACATTTGCGACAAACACGGGCTGCCGGGGCTTTTCATAGCGTTTTTTCTGCGAACACTCTCGCAGTTGGGGTACCACCCATCGCTCGCGTATTGCGTTGGTTGCGGCAAGGATTTCGATGAGACCGGGGCCAACGGCAGTGAAGTGCTGTTCTCGCCGGAGCGTGGCGGGCGGGTCTGTCCGGCTTGCCAACGCGTTGGGGAGTATTATATTGGCCTCTCACCGGAGGGGTATGCCACCCTCTGCCGGCTTCAAACCGCCTCGCTGACCGAGGCTGTCGCCGAGCCGCTGCGGTATGCCGATGCCGCCCGTCTGGTGGAAACCCTGACCAAGTTCCTGTCGTATCAGGCCGGGATCAAGTCGGATTTGAAGTCGCTGGAGTTTTTGGAGAAGCTGAGAACCACGCATCTGAGTCCGGAGAACAAACAGCCATGA
- a CDS encoding glycine--tRNA ligase, whose translation MSAKKVEDVMDKIVSLCKRRGYVYPSSEIYGGLGSTWDYGPLGAELKRNLKSFWWDAMTNRRDDVEGLDAAILMHPQVWHTSGHVAEFTDPMVDCKKCKARFRADKLAEARCPLKPSKSPLECGGELTEARKFNLMFKTFMGPVEDDSAITYLRPETAQGIYVNFLNVKNSSRQKIPFGIAQIGKAFRNEITPGNFIFRTREFEQMEMQFFIHPSEDEKWFEYWRQERWNWYQSLGIRMEKLRWHQHGEGELAHYAKAAYDIEYEYPFGWQELEGIHNRTDFDLGRHMNATGKDLRYFDERFTEKFVPFIIETSAGCDRTLLTVLVDAYDEQEVKGETRVFLRLSPKVAPIKAAVFPLVNRDGMPEFATNVYHELKKRFKVFYDDSGAVGRRYARMDEAGCPYCITIDGQTLQDQTMTLRERDTMEQTRLNTPQVLEYLDKKINQ comes from the coding sequence ATGAGCGCGAAAAAAGTTGAAGACGTTATGGATAAAATCGTGTCGCTGTGCAAGCGGCGCGGCTACGTATACCCCTCCTCTGAAATCTATGGCGGTCTTGGCTCCACCTGGGATTACGGCCCGCTCGGCGCCGAATTAAAGCGCAACCTGAAGAGCTTCTGGTGGGATGCCATGACCAACCGCCGCGACGATGTCGAAGGGCTCGATGCCGCCATCCTGATGCACCCGCAGGTCTGGCACACCTCCGGCCATGTGGCGGAGTTCACCGACCCGATGGTGGACTGCAAAAAGTGCAAAGCCCGCTTCCGGGCCGACAAACTGGCCGAGGCGCGCTGCCCGCTGAAACCCTCCAAGTCACCGCTCGAATGTGGCGGCGAGTTGACCGAGGCACGCAAGTTCAACCTGATGTTCAAGACCTTCATGGGACCGGTGGAGGATGACTCCGCCATCACTTATCTGCGTCCGGAGACGGCGCAGGGAATCTATGTCAATTTCCTCAACGTGAAGAACTCCTCACGCCAGAAGATACCGTTCGGCATAGCGCAGATTGGCAAGGCGTTTCGCAACGAGATAACGCCCGGCAATTTCATTTTCCGCACCCGTGAATTCGAGCAGATGGAGATGCAGTTCTTTATTCATCCCAGCGAAGACGAAAAGTGGTTCGAATATTGGCGGCAGGAACGATGGAACTGGTATCAGTCCCTTGGTATTCGGATGGAGAAACTCCGCTGGCACCAGCACGGTGAAGGGGAACTGGCCCATTACGCCAAGGCGGCCTATGATATCGAATACGAGTACCCGTTCGGCTGGCAGGAGCTGGAGGGGATTCACAACCGGACCGATTTCGATCTGGGACGCCACATGAACGCCACCGGCAAGGACCTCCGGTATTTCGATGAGCGGTTCACCGAGAAGTTCGTGCCGTTTATTATCGAAACCTCCGCCGGCTGCGACCGGACACTTCTGACGGTATTGGTTGACGCTTACGATGAGCAGGAAGTAAAGGGGGAAACGCGCGTGTTCTTACGGCTGTCACCGAAAGTTGCGCCTATTAAGGCGGCCGTTTTTCCTCTGGTGAATCGCGACGGCATGCCGGAGTTCGCGACGAATGTCTATCACGAACTCAAAAAGCGGTTCAAGGTATTCTACGATGATTCCGGCGCGGTGGGACGCCGCTACGCCCGGATGGACGAAGCCGGCTGCCCGTACTGTATTACTATCGACGGCCAGACCCTTCAGGACCAGACCATGACCTTGCGCGAGCGGGACACCATGGAGCAGACGCGTTTGAACACCCCTCAGGTGCTGGAGTATTTGGACAAGAAGATCAATCAGTAG
- a CDS encoding PASTA domain-containing protein, whose amino-acid sequence MRRKLALKLGMPLLLLFLAALLVDQVVMPIITRQGTEFPLPDFTDQRLVEAEIKLEDMNLAYTVSAEEYAPTKERGLILKQFPVAGTKVKEGRIVKFVISKGTRMVKIPMVAGKSVRQAMLDLETEGLVLGEVSWAVSDTIPEKIVVFSYPAAGVEVPMGSAVNLMVNRGRATDYTFMPKLIGMPLDDARELLEEKGLKIGLISYKTNDNYLPETVLEQSEPEGTELTLGTEIDLVVSET is encoded by the coding sequence ATGCGTCGAAAGCTCGCCCTCAAGCTTGGGATGCCGCTATTGCTTTTGTTTCTGGCCGCACTTCTTGTGGACCAGGTGGTGATGCCGATAATCACTCGGCAAGGGACCGAATTTCCGCTGCCTGATTTTACCGACCAGCGGCTCGTGGAAGCCGAGATAAAGCTCGAGGATATGAATCTGGCATATACGGTCTCGGCCGAGGAGTATGCCCCAACCAAAGAGAGAGGATTGATTCTCAAGCAGTTTCCGGTGGCCGGTACGAAGGTCAAGGAAGGGCGAATCGTCAAGTTCGTCATTTCAAAGGGGACCCGGATGGTGAAGATTCCCATGGTGGCCGGCAAGTCGGTCCGGCAGGCCATGCTGGATCTGGAGACCGAGGGGCTGGTGCTGGGTGAGGTCTCCTGGGCCGTGTCCGACACCATTCCGGAGAAGATCGTGGTGTTCTCCTACCCAGCGGCGGGGGTCGAGGTGCCTATGGGTTCAGCGGTCAACCTGATGGTCAACCGCGGACGGGCCACCGATTACACGTTCATGCCCAAGCTGATAGGAATGCCGCTCGATGATGCCCGGGAGCTGCTTGAAGAGAAGGGGCTGAAAATCGGCCTCATCAGCTACAAGACCAACGATAACTATCTGCCGGAGACAGTGCTTGAGCAATCCGAACCGGAGGGGACTGAGCTGACGCTGGGTACGGAGATCGACCTGGTGGTGAGCGAGACCTGA
- a CDS encoding septum formation initiator family protein produces MTRRIKQKPSLFAPAGNFIRRLSNENARIRRRLVMIGALLVVVLLIYSIASDTYGVLRIVKLEMEKRALQEANLRQTADLIDAARELDLLKSDRSYIEFIARTQYHMARPNETIFRFRSR; encoded by the coding sequence ATGACTCGTCGAATCAAACAGAAACCCTCGCTCTTCGCTCCGGCCGGTAACTTTATCCGCCGTCTCTCCAACGAAAATGCGCGTATCAGGCGGCGGCTCGTCATGATCGGGGCGCTATTGGTGGTGGTGCTGCTGATCTACTCCATCGCCTCCGATACCTATGGTGTCCTGCGCATAGTCAAGCTGGAGATGGAGAAACGAGCGCTCCAGGAAGCGAACCTTCGCCAGACTGCCGACCTGATCGATGCCGCCCGCGAGCTGGACCTCCTCAAAAGCGACCGCAGCTATATCGAGTTCATTGCCCGCACCCAGTACCACATGGCGCGACCGAACGAAACGATCTTCCGTTTCCGCAGCCGCTGA